The window atggccaaaaaatagcCACATcagcttttaaaaatatattttattttttactgattttttttatttatttaaactttgaactttgaagtctCTCTCTGTCTCCAAATTCAATGGCTACGGCGGCAGCACCTCCACTCTTTGCCTATTCTTCTTCATTCTCCACCAACTCCATCTCTCCTAATAAACACTCTTTAATAGTATCTTCTTTCTCTGACCACCACTATCTTCTTTCTGTGTTGGCCGCCGCAACCTCTATTGTGAACTTAGCCATGCCCCACAATCCTCCACTCCCTCCAAAACCTTGTCGTTTCGGAGGCTCACTCCAATGGGATTCACCAAACCCAGATTCTCCACAACCCAACCGTCCAACACATCCACCATGGAGTACGATTCATGGCCACAACTCAACCGTGTGATCCGGAAATTAAAAGAGAGGTGGAGATGAAGATGAGTGGTTTGGTAGATCTGGGTAAGGTTTGGGGTTTAGTTTAAATATGGGATTTGGGTTCTTTGGCCATGAATAAGAGATAACAAAAGatgagagagagcgagagaaaTGAAGGTTTAGAGACGAGCtgaaggaaaaataagaaaaatggattcagaTGCGTTCTTGTGATACTATGgatttccaaaagaaaaagataaaaatgaaaaactagagaaaaggaaagaaaaaataaagcagtaaaaaagaaaatatatttttaaaaactgatGTGAGTATTTTTTGGCCATTTAAGCACTGATGTAGCAACATTAGCCACTAAAATTTAGACACATCagcattttatttaatattttgatgTTAAGCATGTTAACTGTGTAAACCGCCTGCCATGTAAGTATTTTCCGTTAGTGAGTTAACGATAGAGACCAAATTaaatgcaagttgaaaataacagggaACAAATTGATTGCTACCAAATTGTAGAGACTAAATTAACTACGACACTAAAacgtagggactaaaatggtgtttttgCCATTAAAAAGTGTTTATTAGGAGAGATGGAGTTGGTGGAGaacgaagaagaagaggcaTGGAGTGGAGGTGCTACCGCTGTAGCCATTGAATTTGGAGACAGAGAGagacttcaaagttcaaagtttaaattaaaataaaatcggtgaaaaagaaaatatatttttaaaagttgatGTGACTATTTTTTGGCCATTTAAGCACTGATGTGGCAACATTAGCCACTAAAATTTAGACATAtcaacattttatttaatattttaatattaagcaTGTCAACTGTGTAAACCGTCTGTCACGTAAGCATTTTCCGTTAGTAAgttaacggtagggaccaaattaaatgtaagttgaaaataatagggatcaaattgactgctaccaaaatgtagggaccaaattgactatgaTGCAGAAATATAAGGACTAAAatagtgatttaaaaaaaaaaaagaaaaaaaaattacaataaaaaagtCCCAGTTATTAACTTTGGTCggcaaaaagaaagaagggatGGTCAAAATCCGACACTGGTTATAAAAGTACctaaaacaataacaataaaaaccaACTATTTTTCATCAAATAATATCACACTTCTCAGTTCTCAGTTCTCAcctggattttttaaaaaactaactacaaaacccaaacaatatcattagttagcaAACGTTTCAAACTAATTTCGTTTATAACAATTCGAGCTCAGTGGACTCGATTTGTGAGAGGTGGAGAaaacatggaaatcgagttcaaCGAACTCGGTTTCCATGTACAGAAAtcgagttcaatgaactcggtTTCCATGTACAGAAaccgagttcaatgaactcgatttccatgaaAAACGATCATGTACCCACAAGAAATTGATTTGCCAAGAAGACGATCTCTGATAAGAAGACGATCCATCTTCTGCAGACGCAGCCAAACATTTGATTTGCCAAGAAGACGATCTCTGATAAGAAGACGATCCATCTTCTGCAGACGCAGCCAAACATTAGATGGCACTAGACTTCGTTATCTGATCAAGCAAACCCAACAACAAGCTCTCTGAGCACGAGGTCCATCTTCTGCAGACACAGCCAAACCATGGAAACCATCTCTGGCAGACTTCCATCTTCCGATCTCCCGAGTCCAATGAAAacgagttcaatgaactcgtTTTCCatacatggaaatcgagttcattgaactcggtTTCTGTACATGGAAACTGAGTTCAATGAACTCGATTTCTGTACATGGAAACCGAGTTTGttgaactcgatttccatgtttTCTCCACATAGTTTTTCCTAAATCGAGTCCGCTGAACTCGAATTGTTATAAACGAAATTAGTTTGaaaagtttgctaactaatgatattgtttgggttttatagttagttttttaaaaaatccttCTCACCTCACAGTTTGACTTCCCACTTCTACTAAGAAAAGGGGGCCTGCTCAAATACGAAAGCCCTGCCTGACAGTCTGATACTCAAAACAGTCAAAACTCTCAAAGCtatcaaaaccccaaaaaccaTGGCGATCCCAATACCAACTCGGCAGCTATTCATAGACGGTGAATGGAGAGAACCAGTCCTGAAAAAACGCATCCCCATTATCAACCCCACCACCGAGCAAATCATCGgtctctttctctgtttctaTCTGTTactgtttgtgtgtgtttttctcAGATCAAAATTGATGATGATGTGCATGTTATGCAATTttgtttctgggttttgattcTCACCCGAATCTGATAAAGAAAAAAGCTATCTTTAATCTTTATACCATATCTTCATTTTCATTCTGGTTTCTGactatttgaaagaaaaattggttgaatgtgtgtgtttttatcagatcaaaattgctgatgatgAGCATGTTATGCAATTatgtttctgggttttgattcTCACCCGAATCtgataaagaaaaaatctaTCTTTAATCTTTACATGCAtatcttcattttcattttcattctgGTTTCTGactattagaaagaaaaaatgggtGAATGTGTGTATTTTTATGAGATCAAAATTGATGATGATGTGCATGTTATGCCATCCTGTTTCTGGGTTCTGATTCTCACTCAAATCTGATAAAGAAAAGGCTATGTTTTAAGCTTTATACTTGCAtatcttaattttcattttcatcctGGTTTCTGactatttgaaagaaaaattgtgtGAATGTGTGTATTTTTATCAGGTCAAAATTGATGATGATGTGCATGTTATGCAATTctgtttctgggttttgatcCTCACCCAAAACGgataaaaaaaaagctatatttTATCTTTATACATGCATATCTTCATTATGGTTTCTGactatttgaaagaaaaattgggTGAAcgttgaaaattgaaatgttGGGGGGTTTTTGAACTCtgaaaaaaattgggtttttgtgGGAATGTGGTTTTAGGGGATATACCAGCTGCTACTGCAGAGGATGTGGAGCTTGCAGTGGATGCTGCAAGGAAAGCCCTTGCAAGGAACAAAGGCAGAGATTGGGCCAATGCTTCTGGGGCAGTTCGTGCTAAGTACTTGCGTGCTATTGCAGCTAAGGTATTGAATTTTTGCTATCAGTTATGCTTATTGTTGTGGATTGCTTAAAGTAATTTGTGAAATTGGATTTAAAGAACATGAAAACATTCTGCTTGGTTTGTTTATAGTCTAAATTTGAAGTTCTGTGAGAACTGAGAAGCATTGGAACCTGGTTGCCAATGTAAATCtctattgagtttttttttaagtagtgcTTATTGATCATTAATCTCTTCAGTATCATGTCTAATATGCACACCACTAGCTAAATCTGTATTCAAGACATGTGTGGACCATCTAGTTCATAGTTCGTGGAGATGATACTGAGGTTTTTTATTTCAACTCTGTCATTACCTAATGATTTGAAGATCACAGAGAATGGGGTGACTGGATGTCACTGTCAGGCTATGCTTTTGGGTAAATAATGTTGAAATATTGGGTATCGCAGAaacttatcaaaagaaaaagaaaaaaggaagaacttcatttaaaacccaataattttaaaagtaaCAGATTAAACCCTGAGGTCTTAAAAAGTATCAAGTTAAACCCCAATCACAAACCACTTAAATAATTTGAGGTCTAGTTTGTTGCTTTTTGAAACCTcgagtttaatttgttacttttgaaacTATTGAGTTTAATTTATCACTACTTGAAACTtcaaggtttaatttgttataccCTGCCTCTaaattacttatccaaaaaaaaaatgttttacccTCTAAATTATAGGgtctaaaatataattttcccaAAAGCAAAAAAGGAGTTGCATATGAGACTTaatgcttttttaaaaaaaaaaaaaaaaaaaaaaaaaaaaaaaaaaaaactgtacttTACTCAACTTTGTTCTAGTTCCCCCCCCCTCCCCCGGCGCGTGTGCTCGCGGGTAGAGTGCTATTGATATGTTCATTTCATAATTTGTACTTTGAAGTTGATTGGTGCTGTTTACATGCCTTGAGCTCTTCCTGCCCTTGTTTTCATGCAGATAACAGAGAAAAAATCTGAAATAGCAAAATTTGAAGCACTTGATTGTGGAAAACCATTGGATGAAGCAGCATGGGACATTGTATGCTTGTGATACTCTGGAGTTTTATAGTTCACTATCTAGCAAATTGCCTTACATGCTTTTTAATGTGATCCAGGATGATGTTGCTGGGTGCTTTGAGTACTATGCAGACCTTGCTGAAGGTCTGGATGCAAAGCAAAAGGCTCCTGTTTCTCTTCCTATGGAGACTTTTAAGAGTCATGTTCTTAAGGAGCCAATTGGGGTTGTTGGGTTGATTACTCCATGGTATTTCTCATTTCCATAGTTGATTGtttatgcttttcttttttatttgcttactgtttaaaaatttagattttcttgCTTGGTGAATGGATGAGGATATTTATGAACTAAATGATTATCCCTGTTCTTTGTTCTTTCCTCCTTGTCTCTTCAATATCAATTTACAACAGGCTTGTGTTGGTATTTGCATGTttggtttctttcttttcaacaaTTTATTCACATGTTTGGTTTCTtgcttttcaaaaatttattcaaCATTCTTGCATGATTTTGAAAGTGTAAAAAAATGCATTATGAACTGTCAGCTCCATCATGTTCTTAATGTGACCTTTTATGTAGTTTGTGACGCAACTTCACAAGATGTCTTTTCCTGATTGCTTCACAATTTGTTAGCCTTAACGGGCCAGTACACTAGTTTCATATACAACTAAAAATCAATCAGTGATGTCACacatttttaagaaagaaaaaaagcaacaagcttgtgtgtgtgtgttatgaCTTAGCATGTGACTGTTATTCTTTTGGCAGTTCAACTCCTTAGATTACGTAATTGACAAATCATTTTAATAAGTTCCTCTATGGGTTCAAATTCTGCTGTTTACTCACTTCTATCGTAAACTATGTGGTGTTTTGTATATCTCTGCCGATACTGGTTTGTGGAACTCTACATACTAGTAGTGCTTCAACTTTGCAGAATACTTGTTCAATTTGTATTTTGGTGGTAAACTTAACTCCAACTTAATAAAGCTTCTTctgaaatatttatatttttcatgcaatTCTTTCCCACCATGGTGCACCACTGCTGTCAACTTAAATCACTTCACCCACTAATGCAATCATTGGTTTTCATTGTAGAAGATGCACTATCTTAGCaacaatgagctctagctccttgtaagagcaaggtgggGGGTAAGGTCTTGGGGCTCAAGACCCACCAAGAAGTATAATTAACCAccccccccctccaaaaaaaaaaaaggcttagcTGATATCTTTCATATTGTCCTTAATTAGTGCTACCTGTACTTCTCAGGAATGTATTCCTTTTTCAAATCATCCTTGCTTTTCTCGCTTGAGTTACTTGCATCTGTGCTCTGCTAGTGTGTGCTCTAATTTTGCcctagtttttcttttccaagCTAAGTGGAATGGCGAATCTTAATTGTTCTAAAGATTGGGTTGGTGATCCTTAGTCCTCTTAGAATTCATAGAGTGGTGGTTCTGATGATTTTGTGGTGATTAGTCCTctcaattaatataaaattgctTGTCTTTTATGTTAAAGGAACTACCCTATGTTGATGGCTACATGGAAAGTGGCTCCTGCATTGGCTGCGGGGTGTGCTGCAATACTGAAGCCGTCTGAATTGGCGTCTGTGTATGTCCTCATTAACTTATATGAACTTGttcagttttgattttggtttgtcatgttatatgtcattattttttgaatttcagGACTTGTTTGGAGCTGGCTCAAGTTTGCAGAGAGGTCGGTCTACCTCCTGGTGTCCTTAACATTCTGACTGGACTAGGCCATGAGGCTGGTGCTCCTCTGGCATCTCATCCCCATGTTGACAAGGTTccatttagttattttttccaTTGGAAATTGGATGAAGTAGAATCATCCTCATATTCCACAAATTTGGTATCTGTGAAATATTGTTTCAGCTACCTGGCTGTGATGGCTAAAATATATGTTTGTCAACAGATTGCATTTACTGGAAGTACCATTACTGGGAGTAAGATTATGGCAACTGCAGCTCAAGTGGTCAAggtaaatataaattttataggtATTGGTCTTTTATTTCTGTGACATTTATGCACTTGATGTGATCTCTTATGTCATCTTATGCATTTTCTCTTGGCAGCCTGTTACGCTGGAGCTTGGTGGGAAAAGTCCAATTGTAATTTTTGAGGATGTTGACCTTGATAAGGGTTAGAaccttatttttattggtttatttgGCTTAAAAATAAGTTAGGTAAAAGTACAGCCTTACTAAAAAAAAGTAGatctttaaaaagttgtacataagcCAAATAAGCTAAATGGAAAACATGCCCTATATATTTAAATCATCTTTATTACAAGTATATTGAATATAGAGGGAAGTTTTCATCCCAGGGGGGTAGCACTAAAAATTGGAGACCACCTCTTATGAAACAGAGGTCATTAATTTGAATCTCTCCTTCCCCCTCCCCTTGGAGGCAAAATACACTTAtaaaaagagaatatatatatatatatatatatatagagagagagagagagagagagagagagagagagggagaggaaaGTTTGGAATTTAACCCTATTGAATTAGAAAAACACATACTACCGATGGTTTTGTTATATTGTTAGTTATCTAATCCTTGTCTGTGATTCAAACAGCTGCTGAATGGACTGCCTTTGGTTGCTTTTGGACAAATGGTCAGATTTGCAGTGCAACATCCCGCCTCATTGTGCATGTAAGCATGATCGACAGTTATTACCTTTTTATACACATATTAGACTTTCCATCCAAGGTCTCTctatttcacacacacacacacactcacttTCTAGCTCCTCTTTTCTATTGTATTTCTTCTATGGGGGGCAAGAAAAAGAGTACAGTATCAGAATCTAGCACACATTTATTGTGAGTTTGAATAACCATAGAATATGACACCTATTAATTTTGTATGTGCTTTTGGGATGTTAAATTATCACTGTGGTTGTGTGAGCTTGTGTTCGGGGGAAAGGCACTTGCCCCAAGCATGCTTCTCAGACCTTCTTTTAAGCTTACTCTATAATGCCTTTCTGTCATATTTCCCTCCCATAAGTTATGATGTGGTATCTTTCAGGAAAGCATTGCTGCAGAATTTTTGGATAGGCTTGTAAAATGGACCAAAAACATCAAGATTTCAGATCCCCTGGAAGAGGGTTGCAGGCTTGGTCCTGTTGTTAGTGGTGGCCAGGTAAGGTTGCCATTTTGAATTTCTGCATTTTTGGGGGGGGTTAACATGTTTGGTGGCTGACAAATTTAGACTCTGAATGCATTCTGCTGAAAGGTTTTGGTTAAAAGAATATAAGGTAATTTTGGCTTTTGGATGCTTTTTAATGAAGGTTCTATCTTTCATAAACAGGGCGGGTGTCTAAGTCAGTGACTGTAAGCCAGTTTATCATTCCAGTTCAGtagttatttaattttcaacttTTAGGTTTTGTTCAATATATGATTATACCTTATAATTAAGCAGAAAACATGCTTAGAAAGATTTTCAACTGAAAAGGTGCCCCCCTCCCTCGAATAAAAGCAAAAAGGCAGTTCCTGATTCTACTTGGCTGGCATTGAATCAGTAAACCAgttttattcatttaaaaaaaaaaaaaaaccagtaaaCCGGTTTAGTGTGTAGTTCCAGTAATGGATTCTTTtctatggaattttttttttcttttttttaataaaaaatttgggagCTTTTGGCTAACAACATTCAAGGAAAACATCTTTTGTGGGacattttgaggaaaaaattcCTCCTTGTATGCCTTTTGTTATTTTGccatattttttttgaagtgtgaAGTATCGCAAGACATTTTTACCTGTATATGGCATCACGGCTTCTGTTTgataattttgaaacttttgaaCAATCTTTCTTACTAATGTTGCACGGTTTTGGATTCAATTCTGGTGATGTATATCAGAATATGTCTTGTAGATGTAGTCTACTGATACAACTTTTTATCTGTTCCACTGGAATTAAGGTGTGATGTATAGTCTAATATTTAGCTTATCCTTTTCAGTATGAGAAGGTACTGAAGTTCATTGATACAGCCAAGAGTGAAGGTGCAAGCATTTTATGTGGTGGGGCTCGTCCTGAGGTATAATTCTTTGCTTGTACTTATCATCATCTTCACAACTCCAATTTTGTCAGGATGTTTGAGTTAATTTACATATTAATGGCAGCATCTAAAGAAAGGGTTCTTCATCCAACCAACAATCATATCTGATGTAACTACCTCTATGCAAATATGGAGAGAAGAAGTTTTTGGACCTGTTCTGTGTGCTAAAACATTTAGTACCGAAGATGAAGCCATTGAATTAGCAAATGACACCCGGTGAGttgattattttgtttcatttatgaCTATAAAGATCACCTGAAATTCTTCTTGGGTGCCTTTTCCTTTGGGcatacttttttttgggggggggggggggggggtgagggAGGGGGAgggtattattttttatatagttttgGCCAGCTTGTTTTGATTTgggatatttttgttttgagtcttttgacatCTTATTTTGATCTTTCACAGATATGGCTTAGGTGCTGCTGTAATATCAAATGATCTAGAAAGATGTGATCGCGTAAGCAAGGTGAGACTTGATTTGTTCTTGAAGGAACTAAGAAACCATTTAAACCCCAAATACTCATGGAAGCCATCAGTTCATTGAGATTATTATTTCTTTGATGCTGTTCTGCAGGCTCTTCAGGCAGGAATAGTTTGGATCAACTGCTCACAGCCTTGCTTTACTCAAGCTCCGTGGGGAGGCAACAAACGTAGTGGTTTTGGACGTGAATTAGGGGAATGGTATGGCCTTGACTTGTCAAGTTAGAAATGCAAAATATTGTTTAATAAGATGTTCTTAACCCAAGAgcctgataaaaaaaaatggagaaattgCTAGGAATTATGTAAATGGAAAGAGAGAGTCCATGGAGACAACTTTGATGTTGTTGATTGTGAGTAGTGGGTTCATGTGAAAGCAATGGTTCACCAATCACAGTTGACCAtatcatcaaattgtaacaaagTATGTCATCCCAGAAGAACTAAAATTGAAATCAGAGAGGAAAACTCTCGAATCACATGCTTCTTGAATTTGATGTATGAAAGATCTTAGAACCAGTTTGTTAAGCATTGCTTAATCCTGATTAATCAATGGACACCTCATGATGACACTTTATTTTCCTTTGCACAGGGGAATTGAAAACTACCTGAACGTGAAGCAGGTTACTCAGTACATTTCTGATGAGCCTTGGGGGTGGTACCAGTCTCCTTCAAAGCTGTGAGAGTGTCCATGAAaatcaaaatggaaaataaCTGACGTACTAAATTACAAGGAAATAAGATGAGAGGGGTATCATGTATTGAATTTGATATGCAAATGACTgaacaaatattataaaatatcacGAGCAGTAAACTATTTAGTTTGGTCTGAATGAGAATTGTTTTGGGCTGATAAAGTTGTAACCAATTTGAAGCTGACACATTGCAGCGAGCATGAATCAGCAGTCTTGCATAATGGGCTCTAGTATATATGCATGTTAACATGGGATTTCAACCGTAACATGTTGCATGCAACACCCTCTCAGGGCCGGCCCTAGGATTAGGCTATTGTCTAGGGCACTCTTACCAGAGAAGGCCCCAAATTTGGgggcaatttttttattttttatatataaatatttttgggagatattaaaacattttagtttaaataaataagTCCTACAAATAGGAGTGTTATTAATCACAAGtaattcaaatagaaaaatgttaaaaatactataaattttactacataacttttatttatttaattatttttatgcaatataaaaattatactctaacctaatataatctaagtgtatatgtgtgcgAAACTCTCTTCTTGAGACTTAAATCTCGGCcattgccccccacaccccataagaacttatacttgtggagtgatcacTGCACCAAGAATGCGTGGTGATCTccataacttttataatttaatgTGATAATGAATATGATAGGTAGATTTCAACAAACTAttgaatgcatttttgaatgaatatttgtgattgatgatatatctttgtaattctcatattgtaaattttataatatttctagtatttttgtAAGCCTCGTGTCATTGATCACATTTATTAAAGTACTagtttgtagtaaaatttgttataactttagcattttctaaataaataaaaaaattcatattaaagagtaaaaagaatggatttttaaaaaattattatataaaatgctagttaaatattatttaagtgataacatAAAGGTTCCATTTGAAAATTTCGCCTTTAAGCCTCAGACGCTTGGGCTGGCCCTTGACCCTCTCACATGAGAGTAATATAATGGTAGATTTTACACTTACTCTCGTTCAAGAGGATGTTGCATGctatatttacacaaaataataaacccTAAGCATGCAATGtttacccaaaataataaatccTACAACTGGAATTGGTGGACATGGAATTGACAATTGAGCCTGAAATGGATTCCAATTTGCCAACGTGATTATACAGAGGGCTCTAGAGAGGCTGTATGATAACGATAACTTTTGCAGAGGACTCACATGGCACATTTGATAGAATAATACTATACTCAATTGGGGTGCACTAGCACCAACTGGCGTCATGTGACCGAAATCCCCACCAAGATCTCTCAGAAAAGCTTACTCTATCTCTGTCTAACCCCACTTGCATCTGGAGAATATGGCAAAGAAATCATATATTAGggcaaaaattcaaattacaccCTTTTCAGTTTGGGTGTAACGTCATTTTTGTCCTTATAGTAtaacttttgtcattttaatccatgaaattttttcacatttttgtcAAATAATTGGGCATTTTGTATATAGATAAAAGTTTTCTTCCAAACCGAGTTGAATGAATCCCCTACAGTCTATTATGTGACAGTTCAAAAAATCAATCATGTGCATAAATCACATGATGCattaaaaatcatttaatcattttatatgacTATGAAGTAAGTTATGTGACTAAAATTACAAGTGAATAATCTTTTGAGTTACTTAAATgattcattatattatttaatcaTTTCATATGACTATTAAGTAAGTCATGTGACTAAAATTACAGGTGAATAATCTTTTGAGTTATGTAATGTGTTCGAGGAACattccaggaaaaaaaaatgtcattcttCTTAAATCATCTATAAAACTTCGTCAAATCTAGTATTATGATTGTTGTAGTTTTATAGACGATAATAAACAAAATGACTAGCATGATAGAAATGAGAAAATTACAATGTAAATGACTTAACAAGTGTAATATGGATTTTAGCCCAATTATAACAACTCGTAAAAATGTCATCTTGAACAAAGAATGTTGTGAGATTTCTCGAAAACATTTTTCAccttttaactttttgaattAGTGTTGATGAGTTGAACAAAGAATGTTGTGAGATTTGTCGTAAACATTTTGCAccttttaactttttgaattAGTGTTGTTGAGTTGTATCTGAAATAAGATAGATTAGCTCTTATCATAGCTAAATGCAGCCATGGCTTGTTCCAAAAGTAATTGACTGACAAGGTAGGGGAATAACATCATATGGTGAGGGAACAATCTCAATCGTTCCCGAATTTTGAACCTGAACcacctttcctttttttgaatTCTTAGATTTGAAGCAAGTTTAAAAACTACTCTGTACTTTTTGGATGAATTCCTACAAAATTCGAAGGAAAAGTGtattacaaacaaaaataagcATAGAGTTGCTCAAACAACTGGCATACCTTTTTTTTGTCTGAACACTGTCATACGAGTGGCTTGGCTTGAATTCTTGATGGTCAAACTCTTTTTTAACTTGTTAAGCACCTCTATGCCATGTGAACATTGAATTATTTGACATTGATTTCCAACtacattcttcttccttaatATATCTTCATTAATACACATACAATGATAATGAAAATAACATGAATTTATATCTAACATTCTGtgctgtttatatatatagccaTATATGTCAAGCAAGTGAATGTAACCTATTATTCATAAATTATTGATAGGGACTGAAAAATACT of the Quercus robur chromosome 10, dhQueRobu3.1, whole genome shotgun sequence genome contains:
- the LOC126701631 gene encoding aminoaldehyde dehydrogenase 2, peroxisomal, translating into MAIPIPTRQLFIDGEWREPVLKKRIPIINPTTEQIIGDIPAATAEDVELAVDAARKALARNKGRDWANASGAVRAKYLRAIAAKITEKKSEIAKFEALDCGKPLDEAAWDIDDVAGCFEYYADLAEGLDAKQKAPVSLPMETFKSHVLKEPIGVVGLITPWNYPMLMATWKVAPALAAGCAAILKPSELASVTCLELAQVCREVGLPPGVLNILTGLGHEAGAPLASHPHVDKIAFTGSTITGSKIMATAAQVVKPVTLELGGKSPIVIFEDVDLDKAAEWTAFGCFWTNGQICSATSRLIVHESIAAEFLDRLVKWTKNIKISDPLEEGCRLGPVVSGGQYEKVLKFIDTAKSEGASILCGGARPEHLKKGFFIQPTIISDVTTSMQIWREEVFGPVLCAKTFSTEDEAIELANDTRYGLGAAVISNDLERCDRVSKALQAGIVWINCSQPCFTQAPWGGNKRSGFGRELGEWGIENYLNVKQVTQYISDEPWGWYQSPSKL